From Gimesia panareensis, the proteins below share one genomic window:
- a CDS encoding DUF1553 domain-containing protein yields MLLLCSSKRIVPALILTFLCSPLTRVSAEKNAKVAPAKVRSILSENCFQCHGPDAKKRAADLRFDTRDGAFADLDGHKAIVPGNLKESELITRITTADEDLKMPPADSGKQLKPEEIELLKRWIKEGAEWQDHWSFVTPRKAPLPQVSQSGWVQNPVDQFILARLDDEGLKPSQEADRRTLIRRVTLDLTGLPPTPQEVEAFVNDKSPNAYEKVVDRLQQSPKYGEHMARYWLDIARYGDTHGLHLDNYREMWPYRDWVINAFNTNKHYDQFVIEQLAGDLLPNATLDQQIATGFNRCHVTTNEGGSIAEEVYVRNVIDRVETTGQAFMGLTLGCAVCHDHKFDPFTKTEFYQLFAFFNNLDGPAMDGNIKDSPPSVRVPNAAQSKQLQTYKDQIASFEKQGAARIKANEPAFKSWLEWKQQIQKTGSNPDLSIPQPGGLLAAYSLDEKEGAEAADKTNPKSKATVKGAPKWVAGKFNNGFQFAPGSYLDLGKTGQFNKGTPFSFAIWVKTNGNTSGPIVSSINPNSRERGYDLQITNRTLSVRLIDRWPGYAVQVQTKNNEITPNQWHHVCVTYDGSAKAHGVTIYVDGKESELTISSDSFKNTTPLNSATLLLGHSPTKQHLTNGFLDEFRIYDHKLSETEVNQVYFDQQIEPVLKLAADKRNPQQNELLRQYYLNQFDSEYRKLLAEKVKVKAQEEKLIQSLPTTLVFRERKNMKDAFDLKRGQYDQKGEKVTRKTPSQFPKMAAEWPVNRLGLAKWLVAPSHPLTSRVAVNRFWQQLFGTGIVETSEDFGNQGAVPSHPELLDWLAVDFQEHQWDIKRLMKQLVMSATYRQSSSVTPELHKTDPDNRLLARGPRFRLDAEMLRDQALAVSGLLVPRIGGPSVKPPQPDGLWHAVGYSGSNTVRFKQDTGPEKVFRRGLYTFWKRTAPPPEMSTFDAPSREACTMRRERTNTPLQALLLLNDPQYMEAARAFGERMMKEGGKTPEERIKFAYTLATGHPIKPENLTLIVQTYQDMLAEYQKTPEAAKELISVGESKPDAKLNPQELAAWTMVGNLILNLDEVLNKN; encoded by the coding sequence ATGCTTCTTCTGTGTTCGAGCAAGCGCATCGTCCCTGCTCTGATTCTTACATTCCTCTGCAGCCCCCTTACCCGGGTGAGTGCTGAAAAAAATGCGAAAGTCGCGCCTGCGAAAGTACGTTCCATCCTTTCGGAAAACTGTTTCCAGTGTCACGGACCGGATGCCAAAAAACGCGCTGCCGACCTTCGCTTCGATACCCGCGACGGCGCCTTCGCCGACCTGGACGGACACAAAGCCATTGTCCCCGGCAATCTGAAAGAGAGTGAACTCATCACCCGCATCACCACCGCGGATGAAGACCTCAAAATGCCTCCGGCTGACAGTGGCAAACAGCTCAAACCAGAAGAAATCGAGCTCCTCAAACGCTGGATCAAAGAGGGTGCTGAATGGCAGGATCACTGGTCGTTCGTCACACCTCGTAAAGCACCGCTCCCCCAAGTCTCTCAATCAGGCTGGGTTCAGAATCCCGTCGACCAGTTTATCCTGGCGCGACTCGATGACGAGGGACTCAAACCTTCTCAAGAAGCCGACCGCCGCACACTGATCCGGCGCGTCACCCTCGACCTGACCGGCCTGCCTCCGACACCGCAGGAAGTAGAAGCCTTTGTTAATGACAAAAGCCCTAATGCCTACGAAAAGGTTGTCGACCGTCTGCAGCAGTCCCCAAAATACGGCGAACACATGGCCCGCTACTGGTTGGATATTGCCCGCTACGGCGATACCCACGGTCTGCACCTCGACAACTACCGCGAAATGTGGCCCTACCGCGACTGGGTCATCAATGCGTTCAACACCAACAAGCACTACGATCAGTTTGTGATCGAACAGCTGGCCGGGGACCTGCTCCCCAATGCGACGCTGGACCAGCAAATCGCCACCGGCTTCAACCGTTGTCACGTCACCACCAATGAAGGAGGTTCGATCGCCGAAGAAGTTTATGTCCGCAATGTGATCGACCGCGTCGAAACAACCGGCCAGGCCTTCATGGGGCTCACCCTCGGCTGTGCCGTCTGTCACGATCACAAATTCGATCCGTTTACGAAAACCGAATTCTATCAGCTGTTCGCCTTCTTCAATAACCTCGACGGGCCGGCAATGGACGGGAACATCAAGGACTCTCCCCCTTCCGTCCGTGTTCCTAATGCGGCACAGTCCAAACAACTCCAGACTTATAAGGATCAGATCGCGTCCTTCGAAAAACAGGGTGCAGCCCGCATCAAAGCAAACGAACCCGCATTTAAGTCCTGGCTTGAGTGGAAACAACAGATCCAGAAAACGGGCAGCAACCCCGATCTCTCGATCCCCCAGCCGGGCGGACTCCTGGCAGCCTACTCCCTCGACGAAAAAGAGGGCGCTGAAGCGGCAGACAAAACCAATCCGAAAAGCAAAGCCACTGTGAAAGGGGCCCCCAAATGGGTCGCCGGCAAATTCAACAACGGCTTCCAGTTCGCCCCCGGCAGTTATCTCGACCTGGGTAAAACCGGACAGTTCAACAAAGGCACTCCTTTCAGCTTCGCCATCTGGGTGAAAACCAATGGCAACACATCAGGACCGATCGTCTCCAGCATCAATCCCAACTCGCGCGAACGGGGCTACGATCTGCAGATCACCAACCGCACGCTCAGCGTCCGCCTTATCGATCGCTGGCCCGGGTATGCCGTTCAGGTCCAGACCAAAAACAATGAAATCACTCCCAACCAGTGGCATCATGTCTGCGTGACCTACGATGGTTCCGCGAAAGCACACGGCGTCACCATCTATGTGGATGGCAAAGAGTCTGAGCTGACGATCTCCTCCGACTCCTTCAAAAACACAACCCCTCTGAACTCAGCCACTCTCCTGCTGGGACACTCTCCCACCAAACAGCATCTGACCAACGGCTTTCTCGATGAGTTCCGCATCTACGATCACAAACTCTCAGAAACCGAGGTCAACCAGGTCTACTTCGATCAGCAGATAGAACCCGTCCTGAAACTGGCTGCCGACAAACGAAACCCCCAGCAGAACGAATTGCTCAGACAGTACTACCTGAATCAGTTCGACTCCGAGTACCGTAAGCTGCTGGCCGAGAAGGTCAAAGTCAAAGCGCAGGAAGAAAAACTCATTCAATCGCTCCCCACGACACTGGTTTTCCGCGAACGGAAAAATATGAAAGATGCCTTTGACCTGAAGCGGGGACAATACGACCAGAAAGGCGAAAAGGTCACACGAAAAACCCCGTCCCAGTTCCCAAAGATGGCAGCCGAATGGCCCGTCAACCGTCTGGGCCTGGCGAAATGGCTCGTCGCCCCCAGTCATCCGCTGACCTCCCGCGTTGCCGTCAACCGGTTCTGGCAGCAGTTGTTCGGCACCGGCATCGTCGAGACCAGCGAAGACTTCGGCAACCAGGGAGCCGTTCCCAGTCACCCCGAACTGCTCGACTGGCTCGCTGTCGATTTCCAGGAACATCAGTGGGATATCAAACGCCTGATGAAACAACTGGTGATGTCAGCCACTTACCGCCAGAGTTCCAGCGTCACTCCGGAACTGCATAAAACAGATCCTGACAACCGCCTGCTGGCCCGTGGCCCCCGCTTCCGCCTGGACGCGGAAATGCTGCGTGACCAGGCACTCGCGGTCAGCGGACTGCTCGTTCCCAGGATCGGCGGCCCGAGTGTGAAGCCACCGCAACCCGATGGTCTCTGGCACGCCGTCGGTTACTCCGGTTCCAATACGGTTCGCTTCAAACAGGACACCGGCCCCGAGAAAGTCTTCCGTCGCGGCTTGTATACCTTCTGGAAACGGACCGCGCCACCACCGGAAATGTCAACCTTTGATGCCCCCAGCCGGGAAGCCTGCACCATGCGTCGCGAGCGGACCAACACCCCGCTCCAGGCACTGCTGCTGCTCAACGATCCGCAGTACATGGAAGCGGCCCGCGCCTTCGGCGAACGCATGATGAAAGAGGGAGGCAAAACTCCCGAAGAACGGATCAAGTTTGCATACACGCTGGCAACCGGGCATCCGATCAAACCCGAAAACCTGACACTCATTGTACAAACTTATCAGGATATGCTGGCCGAATACCAGAAAACTCCTGAAGCAGCCAAAGAACTGATTTCTGTCGGTGAGTCCAAACCGGATGCAAAACTGAATCCGCAGGAACTGGCCGCCTGGACGATGGTGGGGAACCTCATCCTCAACCTGGACGAGGTACTCAATAAAAACTGA
- a CDS encoding sialidase family protein, with the protein MKNASPLITACLALLCLTASLQADKPVQLKLESVQKIWDKDPHNAFTGLTRFKDKWYCVFRTGKAHVSADGALQVLESKDGKDWTPVARITSETADLRDAKISVTPEGQLMLSGAGALHQPAPYRHQSMSWFSDDGKHWSKGHVIGDPNLWLWGMKWHDGNVYSIGYHTGKEGPRFTRLYKSSDGKKFETVVDKLIDEGYSNESSLVFTKDNTCYCLLRRDGKGATGLLGTSKPPYTKWDWKDLGIKIGGPELFQLPDGRFLATVRLYSPKQRTSICQVDVKKGTLTELLALPSGGDTSYANMVLHDGLLNVSYYSSHEGKTSIYFAKVSYK; encoded by the coding sequence ATGAAAAACGCCTCGCCCCTCATCACCGCCTGCCTGGCCCTGCTCTGCCTGACTGCCTCGCTGCAGGCGGACAAACCGGTTCAGTTGAAACTGGAAAGTGTCCAGAAAATCTGGGACAAAGATCCACACAATGCCTTCACTGGCCTGACCCGCTTCAAAGACAAATGGTACTGCGTTTTCCGCACCGGCAAGGCACATGTCTCCGCCGACGGGGCCCTGCAGGTCCTCGAATCCAAAGATGGCAAAGACTGGACGCCAGTCGCCCGCATCACTTCCGAGACCGCCGACCTTCGCGATGCCAAAATCAGCGTCACGCCCGAGGGACAGCTCATGCTCAGCGGTGCCGGTGCCCTGCATCAGCCCGCCCCCTATCGGCACCAGTCGATGTCCTGGTTCTCCGATGACGGTAAGCACTGGTCCAAAGGCCATGTCATTGGTGATCCTAATCTCTGGCTCTGGGGCATGAAGTGGCACGACGGCAACGTTTACAGCATCGGTTATCACACGGGAAAAGAAGGCCCTCGTTTCACACGTCTCTACAAAAGCAGCGACGGCAAAAAATTTGAAACCGTCGTCGACAAGCTGATTGACGAGGGTTACTCCAACGAAAGCTCCCTGGTCTTCACCAAAGACAACACCTGTTACTGCCTGCTCAGACGGGACGGTAAAGGCGCCACCGGCCTGCTCGGTACCTCAAAGCCTCCCTACACCAAATGGGACTGGAAAGACCTGGGCATCAAGATCGGCGGACCGGAACTGTTCCAGTTGCCCGACGGTCGCTTCCTGGCCACCGTACGTCTCTATTCCCCCAAACAACGCACCTCGATCTGCCAGGTAGACGTGAAAAAGGGCACGCTCACCGAACTGCTCGCGCTCCCCAGCGGCGGCGACACCAGCTACGCCAACATGGTCCTGCACGACGGCCTGCTCAACGTGAGCTACTATTCCAGCCACGAAGGCAAAACATCAATCTACTTTGCCAAAGTCAGTTATAAATAA
- a CDS encoding glycoside hydrolase family 10 protein, whose product MFAQLPYLIALSLSFTTGTETLLDDFNYETSSAARQAWTELKGTLPLAMSKSGSQNVLLLSAPFHSNREIPRTGIDKTLKQDLTAPGLFTIDVKPASPDSNHQVSLYFKSGPGWYSTSARIKGADWQTLRFSKGDFRGEDNPTGWDKIETVRLVIWRESDSEPDTHFQIRNLKAITSDITIIVPDISQKKKEQDTFAAADRIENFLETSGIGCDRITENDLSLKSLGSRSVAILPFNPHISAKACGILNQFMERGGKVYANFQIPPALEKNLGIKQGSYFNPPQPGTLASIHLNDAQILGLPSEVKQASWNLITAAPTGHNARIVGEWYDETGKPTGKPALIVSDQGAYFSHLILGDDPVNKQALLTALMAHFQPRLWDSIAAATIRQADQVGPFESFDELRRSIVSTVTPQQSKVLAARDLDRTTALLVRAKQLLQKNEAFQAIAFARRCREERVKIYLLTRASPPREARAFWDHSPTGPYPGDWDRTCKELADAGFNMLIVNMLWGGVAHYPSDVLPRSNSYEVYGDQIEQCLKAAHKHGLELHVWKVNHNLTTAPPSFVKQLRDAGRTQVSVTGEPIDWLNPAHPENFQLEVDSMLEVVKKYPVDGIHFDYIRYPNDRHDYSDFSRQKFEADTGIKVDNWPTDCYSGKLKSRYRNWRADQITRLVETVSREARQIRPGVKLSAAVFREYPDCREWVAQDWPLWAKRGYLDFICPMDYTTSDEQFRLWIEDQQKHLAGSIPIYPGIGALSTEATLSSDRVLGQVDVTRQLRTGGFTVFSLSPQTLSSIVPDFKQSAGKVKAIPTHRAQKK is encoded by the coding sequence ATGTTTGCTCAGCTACCTTATCTTATCGCCCTCTCTCTCAGCTTCACCACCGGCACGGAAACCCTGCTGGATGATTTCAACTACGAAACGTCCTCTGCGGCCCGGCAGGCGTGGACCGAACTCAAGGGAACGCTCCCCCTGGCGATGTCGAAATCAGGCAGCCAGAATGTATTGCTCCTCTCGGCCCCCTTTCATTCCAATCGCGAAATCCCCCGGACCGGGATCGACAAAACGCTGAAACAGGACCTGACCGCCCCCGGCCTGTTTACGATCGACGTCAAACCCGCCTCGCCCGACAGCAATCACCAGGTCAGCCTCTATTTCAAAAGTGGTCCCGGCTGGTATTCGACCTCCGCCCGCATCAAGGGAGCAGACTGGCAGACGCTGCGTTTCTCCAAAGGCGACTTTCGTGGCGAAGACAATCCCACAGGCTGGGACAAAATCGAAACCGTACGGCTCGTCATCTGGCGCGAGTCCGACAGCGAGCCTGACACGCACTTCCAGATTCGTAATCTCAAAGCCATTACCAGCGACATCACCATCATCGTTCCTGACATCAGTCAAAAGAAAAAAGAACAGGACACCTTCGCCGCGGCCGACCGCATCGAAAATTTCCTTGAGACCTCCGGCATTGGTTGCGATCGTATCACGGAAAACGATCTGTCTCTGAAATCACTCGGATCTCGTTCCGTAGCCATCCTCCCCTTCAACCCGCACATCTCGGCGAAAGCCTGCGGAATTCTGAACCAGTTTATGGAACGGGGCGGCAAGGTCTATGCGAATTTTCAGATTCCCCCCGCCCTGGAAAAGAACCTGGGCATCAAACAGGGGAGCTACTTCAATCCCCCCCAACCGGGAACCCTGGCATCCATCCACCTGAACGACGCACAGATCCTGGGGCTCCCCTCCGAGGTCAAACAGGCCTCCTGGAATCTGATCACCGCTGCTCCCACCGGGCATAACGCACGCATCGTAGGAGAGTGGTACGACGAAACCGGCAAACCGACGGGCAAGCCCGCCCTGATCGTCAGCGACCAGGGTGCCTACTTCAGCCACCTCATTCTGGGAGACGACCCCGTCAATAAACAGGCCCTGCTCACCGCACTGATGGCTCATTTCCAGCCTCGACTCTGGGATTCGATTGCCGCAGCCACGATCCGGCAGGCAGATCAGGTGGGGCCTTTCGAGTCCTTCGATGAACTCCGCCGCAGCATTGTTTCCACTGTCACTCCGCAGCAGAGTAAAGTTCTGGCCGCCCGTGATCTGGATCGCACCACCGCTTTACTGGTACGTGCCAAACAACTCCTGCAGAAAAATGAGGCGTTTCAAGCAATTGCCTTCGCACGGCGCTGCCGTGAAGAACGGGTCAAAATCTATCTGCTGACCCGCGCCAGCCCTCCGCGCGAAGCCCGGGCCTTCTGGGACCACAGCCCCACCGGCCCTTATCCCGGCGACTGGGACCGGACCTGTAAAGAACTGGCGGATGCGGGCTTCAATATGCTCATCGTCAACATGCTCTGGGGCGGGGTGGCCCACTACCCCAGCGATGTCCTCCCCCGTAGCAATTCCTATGAAGTCTACGGGGACCAGATCGAACAGTGTCTCAAAGCCGCGCACAAACATGGGCTCGAACTTCATGTCTGGAAAGTCAATCACAATCTCACCACCGCTCCGCCATCCTTTGTCAAACAGCTCCGCGATGCCGGCCGGACCCAGGTCAGCGTGACCGGAGAGCCGATCGACTGGCTCAACCCGGCTCACCCCGAAAACTTTCAGCTCGAAGTCGACAGTATGCTCGAAGTCGTCAAAAAATATCCCGTGGACGGCATTCACTTCGATTACATCCGCTACCCCAATGATCGCCACGATTACAGCGACTTTAGCCGCCAGAAATTTGAAGCAGACACCGGCATCAAAGTCGACAACTGGCCCACTGACTGTTACAGCGGCAAACTCAAAAGCCGGTACCGCAACTGGCGCGCCGACCAGATCACCCGGCTCGTCGAAACTGTATCGCGCGAAGCACGCCAGATTCGACCGGGCGTCAAACTCTCCGCGGCTGTCTTCCGCGAATATCCCGACTGCCGGGAATGGGTCGCCCAGGACTGGCCGCTCTGGGCTAAACGAGGCTACCTTGATTTCATCTGCCCTATGGATTACACCACCAGCGACGAACAGTTCCGCCTCTGGATTGAAGATCAGCAGAAACACCTGGCCGGCAGCATTCCCATCTACCCGGGCATCGGCGCCCTCTCGACCGAAGCCACGCTCAGCAGCGACCGCGTCCTGGGCCAGGTCGATGTTACCCGCCAACTCAGAACAGGCGGATTCACTGTCTTCAGCCTCAGCCCCCAGACCCTCTCCAGCATCGTCCCCGATTTCAAGCAGAGCGCCGGCAAAGTCAAAGCCATCCCGACACACCGCGCACAAAAGAAATAA
- a CDS encoding DUF1501 domain-containing protein — MNPMQERLSQITRRHFFKAGGLGLGTVALASLEANRQTAQAATPEMKASGGLPDVPHFAPKAKRAIYLFMAGSPSQIDTLDYKPELDKLFDKDLPESVRQGQRLTTMTSGQSRFPLAPSKFKFTKHDNGSDGAWVSELLPHTAGIVKDISIVRSLWTEAINHDPAITYICTGNQLPGRASLGSWLSYGLGSMNENLPAFVVLTSTWSGRQQAQALYNRLWGSGFLPSKYSGVSLRSQGDPVLFLSNPPGVSAKLRRRMLDTLSQVNQNEYENIGDPEIQTRISQYEMAFRMQTSVPELTDITKETKATLDMYGPDVHKPGTFAYHCLLARRMAERGVRFSQIFHRGWDQHANIAGDLPKQCKDIDQPAAALVKDLKQRGMLDDTLVIWGGEFGRTVYCQGKLSRENYGRDHHPRCFSIWMAGGGIKGGQVYGSTDDFSYNIVDKPVHIHDFNATILHCLGIDHRKLSFKFQGLDQRLTGVEEHHPVSEILA; from the coding sequence ATGAATCCCATGCAGGAACGTCTCTCACAGATCACGCGACGTCATTTCTTCAAAGCAGGTGGCCTCGGTCTGGGAACCGTGGCCCTGGCCTCCCTGGAAGCCAATCGACAGACAGCTCAGGCTGCAACTCCCGAAATGAAAGCCAGCGGCGGACTGCCCGATGTGCCCCACTTCGCCCCCAAAGCCAAGCGGGCCATCTACCTGTTCATGGCCGGCTCGCCTTCGCAGATCGACACCCTCGATTACAAACCGGAACTCGATAAACTCTTCGACAAAGACCTCCCCGAGTCCGTCCGCCAGGGACAGCGTCTGACGACGATGACCTCCGGCCAGTCCCGCTTTCCGCTCGCACCGTCCAAATTCAAATTTACCAAACACGATAACGGCTCCGATGGTGCCTGGGTCAGCGAACTGCTGCCCCACACCGCAGGTATCGTCAAAGATATCTCCATCGTCCGCTCCCTCTGGACCGAAGCCATCAACCACGATCCCGCGATTACCTACATCTGCACCGGCAACCAACTGCCCGGCCGTGCCAGTCTCGGCTCCTGGTTGAGCTACGGGCTTGGTTCGATGAATGAAAATCTGCCCGCCTTCGTCGTGCTCACCTCGACCTGGTCGGGTCGGCAGCAGGCACAGGCACTCTACAACCGCCTCTGGGGCAGCGGATTCCTGCCCAGTAAATACTCGGGCGTTTCGCTCCGTTCTCAAGGCGATCCGGTTCTGTTCCTCTCCAACCCTCCGGGCGTCTCTGCCAAACTGCGCCGCCGTATGCTGGACACCCTCTCCCAGGTGAATCAGAACGAGTATGAAAATATCGGCGACCCGGAAATTCAAACGAGGATTTCCCAGTACGAGATGGCCTTCCGCATGCAGACCTCGGTCCCCGAACTGACCGACATCACCAAGGAAACCAAGGCCACCCTGGACATGTACGGCCCCGACGTCCACAAGCCGGGTACGTTTGCTTATCACTGTCTGCTCGCCCGCCGCATGGCCGAACGGGGGGTCCGCTTCTCGCAGATCTTCCATCGTGGCTGGGACCAGCACGCGAACATCGCCGGCGACCTGCCCAAGCAATGTAAGGACATCGACCAGCCGGCAGCTGCCCTGGTCAAAGACCTCAAACAGCGCGGCATGCTCGACGACACCCTGGTCATCTGGGGCGGCGAGTTCGGCCGCACCGTCTATTGCCAGGGGAAACTGTCTCGCGAAAACTACGGACGCGATCACCATCCCCGCTGCTTCAGTATCTGGATGGCGGGCGGCGGCATCAAAGGAGGACAGGTCTACGGCTCAACGGACGATTTCAGCTATAACATCGTCGACAAGCCGGTCCACATCCACGATTTCAACGCCACGATCCTCCACTGCCTGGGCATCGACCATCGCAAGCTCAGCTTCAAATTCCAGGGCCTCGATCAACGTCTGACCGGCGTCGAAGAACACCACCCGGTCAGTGAGATCCTCGCCTGA
- a CDS encoding RtcB family protein, with protein MNSRQLLKLGVPQYCLKTAMTAIQQAVANEKIRGKEVKARVQQVIATPEDFLEDAAFGTLAAELVEDNTEEVVEPIDYQIWGKEGIDEGAFAQMEQACQVPAAYGAALMPDAHIGYGLPIGGVLALENAVIPYAVGVDIACRMKLSVLDTAVDALDDKRHQFIDALNRGTVFGVGTAHEKKQHHSVMDQDWTVTKVTRQNKDKAWKQLGSSGSGNHFVEFGVLTITEDDAELGLSAGEYVALLSHSGSRGTGASVCSTYSAIAQSRLKKRHQHLGRLAWLDMDSEAGQEYWAAMNLMGDYAAANHAVIHKNVAALLGSKVISGVENHHNFAWKEEHGGQEVYVHRKGATPAAAGELGVIPGSMADPAFVVRGKGNPASLNSASHGAGRCMSRNKAKDKYRWKAVKNDLEKRGITVISAGADEVPGVYKNINEVMAEQQDLVEIVARFNPKVVKMCGDGSRAED; from the coding sequence ATGAACTCTCGACAGTTACTGAAACTGGGTGTTCCACAGTATTGTTTGAAGACGGCCATGACGGCGATTCAGCAGGCCGTCGCGAATGAAAAAATTCGTGGTAAAGAGGTCAAGGCGCGCGTGCAGCAGGTGATTGCGACGCCTGAGGACTTCCTGGAGGATGCTGCGTTCGGAACTCTGGCTGCAGAGCTGGTAGAAGATAACACGGAAGAAGTGGTTGAGCCAATCGATTACCAGATCTGGGGTAAGGAGGGCATCGATGAAGGTGCGTTCGCGCAGATGGAACAGGCATGCCAGGTTCCTGCAGCCTATGGTGCAGCGCTGATGCCTGATGCGCACATCGGCTACGGTCTGCCCATCGGTGGCGTACTCGCACTGGAAAACGCAGTGATTCCTTACGCCGTGGGTGTGGATATTGCCTGCCGTATGAAGCTGTCGGTTTTGGATACAGCCGTAGATGCGCTGGATGACAAGCGTCATCAGTTTATCGATGCGCTGAACCGGGGAACCGTGTTCGGCGTGGGTACGGCTCACGAGAAGAAGCAGCATCATTCAGTGATGGATCAGGACTGGACGGTGACGAAAGTGACCCGGCAGAACAAAGACAAAGCATGGAAGCAGCTGGGATCTTCGGGTTCCGGCAACCACTTTGTTGAGTTCGGCGTCCTGACGATCACGGAAGATGATGCAGAGCTCGGCCTGAGCGCGGGTGAATACGTGGCGCTGCTGAGCCATAGCGGTAGCCGGGGAACCGGTGCGTCGGTATGCAGCACGTATTCTGCGATTGCGCAGTCGCGATTGAAGAAGCGTCATCAGCACCTGGGACGTCTGGCGTGGCTGGACATGGATTCGGAAGCCGGCCAGGAATACTGGGCGGCGATGAATCTGATGGGCGACTATGCGGCAGCAAACCATGCTGTGATCCATAAGAACGTGGCGGCACTGTTGGGGAGCAAGGTGATCTCCGGCGTGGAAAACCACCATAACTTTGCCTGGAAGGAAGAGCACGGCGGCCAGGAGGTCTACGTGCACCGTAAGGGGGCAACCCCAGCGGCAGCAGGCGAGTTGGGTGTGATTCCCGGTTCGATGGCCGATCCGGCGTTCGTGGTTCGTGGAAAAGGAAATCCAGCGAGCCTGAACTCGGCATCGCATGGTGCCGGTCGCTGTATGTCTCGTAACAAAGCGAAGGATAAGTACCGCTGGAAGGCGGTGAAAAACGATCTGGAGAAGCGAGGCATCACCGTGATCTCAGCGGGAGCTGACGAAGTTCCCGGTGTTTACAAGAACATCAATGAGGTCATGGCCGAGCAGCAGGATCTGGTGGAAATCGTGGCACGGTTCAACCCAAAAGTGGTGAAGATGTGCGGCGACGGAAGCCGGGCCGAAGATTGA